In one Stenotrophomonas maltophilia genomic region, the following are encoded:
- a CDS encoding nuclear transport factor 2 family protein has protein sequence MGTDNGQTLHDVQLKALERRLCQALIEGDRQALSLLLSPAMFMMDGDGGRLFDLPWLDDWLGGHLQVRALHLQAVDTLLCGRLALLSSPVQMVVVRHGQEQALRMRLLRVWACSSGGEGAQLLSMTVLAA, from the coding sequence ATGGGAACGGATAACGGTCAAACGCTGCACGACGTACAGCTGAAGGCGCTGGAACGGCGCCTGTGCCAGGCCCTGATCGAGGGTGATCGGCAGGCACTGTCGCTGCTGTTGTCGCCGGCGATGTTCATGATGGATGGCGATGGCGGGCGTCTGTTTGATCTGCCCTGGCTGGATGACTGGTTGGGCGGGCACCTGCAGGTGCGGGCGCTGCATCTGCAGGCGGTGGACACCCTGCTGTGCGGTCGGCTGGCGCTGCTGTCCAGCCCGGTGCAGATGGTGGTCGTCCGGCACGGGCAGGAGCAGGCATTGCGGATGCGTCTGTTGCGGGTCTGGGCCTGTAGTTCCGGCGGGGAGGGCGCGCAGCTGCTGTCGATGACGGTGCTCGCGGCGTGA
- a CDS encoding MliC family protein, producing MRVVSSLSTASLALVLAACQPSTPPAAAGGTADPAPPEPQPLSTNSTASQTAYQCGDLAVRATFNGEDAATVVIGDRTFAMTSERAASGAKYGDGQGNSFWTKGHDDGLLSLKGEADRECRAVEATEGDGRAGAAAFRATGNEPGWLAVVDGDTPGLQVQVDYGQRHFDVGAPNEGADGWSGKAADGTDIKLTFQRTTCTDDMSGEPFEAKAMLTVGTRQYHGCGNFGARQP from the coding sequence ATGCGTGTAGTTTCCAGTCTGTCGACGGCTTCGCTGGCCCTGGTGCTGGCGGCCTGCCAGCCATCGACGCCGCCTGCCGCAGCAGGTGGCACGGCTGACCCGGCGCCGCCGGAGCCGCAGCCGCTGTCCACGAACTCGACCGCCAGCCAGACGGCCTATCAGTGTGGCGATCTGGCCGTGCGTGCGACGTTCAACGGCGAGGACGCAGCCACCGTGGTGATCGGGGATCGCACGTTCGCCATGACCTCCGAGCGTGCTGCTTCGGGGGCGAAGTACGGCGACGGGCAGGGCAACAGTTTCTGGACGAAGGGCCACGATGACGGGCTGCTCAGCCTGAAGGGCGAAGCGGACCGCGAGTGCCGCGCGGTGGAGGCCACGGAAGGCGACGGCCGTGCCGGTGCTGCCGCGTTCAGGGCGACCGGCAACGAACCGGGCTGGCTGGCGGTGGTCGACGGTGACACGCCGGGCCTGCAGGTGCAGGTCGATTATGGCCAGCGGCACTTCGACGTGGGCGCACCCAACGAGGGAGCCGACGGGTGGAGTGGCAAGGCCGCGGACGGTACCGACATCAAGCTCACCTTCCAGCGCACGACGTGCACGGACGACATGAGTGGGGAGCCGTTCGAGGCGAAGGCGATGCTGACCGTCGGCACGCGCCAGTACCATGGGTGTGGCAATTTCGGCGCCAGGCAGCCGTAA
- a CDS encoding SDR family oxidoreductase — protein MQLSSVRAVITGGVSGLGLAVAEHLVAQGGKVALFDLNDDKGSAAVAALGADNARYFNVNVSDEAAVAAAIDQAHDFLGGLNVAMNCAGILGAGRVLGKEGPMPLAGFQGTVMVNLVGSFNVAKAAANRMQHNEAGADGERGVIINTASIAAYEGQIGQAAYAASKGGVVSMTLPMARELSRFGIRVNTIAPGVFWTPMVDGMPEAVQQSLAASIPFPSRLGKPEDFASLVGFILGNTYLNGETIRLDGATRLAPK, from the coding sequence ATGCAGCTGTCTTCCGTACGTGCCGTGATCACCGGCGGCGTTTCCGGCCTTGGCCTGGCCGTGGCCGAGCACCTCGTCGCCCAAGGCGGCAAGGTGGCCCTGTTCGACCTCAACGACGACAAAGGCAGCGCCGCCGTCGCCGCGCTGGGTGCCGACAACGCCCGCTATTTCAACGTCAACGTCAGTGATGAAGCTGCCGTGGCGGCGGCCATCGACCAGGCCCACGATTTCCTCGGCGGCCTCAACGTGGCGATGAACTGCGCCGGCATCCTCGGCGCGGGCCGTGTGCTCGGCAAGGAAGGCCCGATGCCGCTGGCCGGCTTCCAGGGCACGGTGATGGTCAACCTGGTCGGCAGCTTCAACGTGGCCAAGGCCGCCGCCAACCGCATGCAGCACAACGAGGCCGGCGCCGATGGCGAACGCGGTGTCATCATCAACACCGCCAGCATCGCCGCCTATGAGGGCCAGATCGGCCAGGCCGCGTACGCCGCCAGCAAGGGCGGTGTGGTGTCGATGACGCTGCCGATGGCCCGCGAGCTCTCGCGCTTCGGCATCCGCGTCAACACCATCGCCCCGGGCGTGTTCTGGACACCGATGGTCGATGGCATGCCCGAAGCCGTACAGCAGTCGCTTGCCGCCTCGATCCCGTTCCCGTCGCGGCTGGGCAAGCCGGAGGATTTCGCCAGCCTGGTCGGCTTCATCCTCGGCAACACCTACCTCAATGGCGAGACCATCCGCCTGGACGGCGCTACCCGCCTCGCTCCGAAGTGA
- the yeiP gene encoding elongation factor P-like protein YeiP, with translation MKANDIKKGNVVEYNNGVYQIRDIERSSPQGRGGNVRFRFIMYSVPGGNKLDASFDADDNLVEVELLRRQSTYSYKDGDAFVFLDDEDYTPYTLDADVIGDDAGYITDGLTGIYVQVIDEQPVAIQLPASVVLEVIETPPELKGGTATKRPKPAKLNTGIEIMVPEYIVNGERVLVNTATGEFAGRAD, from the coding sequence ATGAAAGCCAACGACATCAAGAAGGGCAACGTCGTCGAGTACAACAACGGCGTCTACCAGATCCGCGACATCGAGCGCAGCTCCCCGCAGGGCCGGGGTGGCAACGTCCGCTTCCGCTTCATCATGTACAGCGTGCCGGGCGGCAACAAGCTCGATGCCAGCTTCGATGCCGACGACAATCTGGTCGAGGTCGAACTGCTGCGCCGCCAGTCCACCTATTCGTACAAGGATGGCGATGCATTCGTCTTCCTCGATGACGAGGACTACACCCCCTACACCCTGGATGCGGACGTCATCGGCGACGACGCCGGCTACATCACCGATGGCCTGACCGGCATCTACGTGCAGGTGATCGACGAGCAGCCGGTGGCCATCCAGTTGCCGGCCTCGGTGGTGCTGGAAGTGATCGAGACCCCGCCGGAACTGAAGGGCGGCACCGCCACCAAGCGTCCCAAGCCGGCCAAGCTCAATACCGGTATCGAGATCATGGTGCCGGAGTACATCGTCAATGGCGAACGCGTGCTGGTGAACACTGCCACCGGCGAGTTCGCAGGCCGCGCGGACTGA
- a CDS encoding hydroxymethylglutaryl-CoA lyase produces the protein MSDYVRIVEVGPRDGLQNEKQPVSTADKIELINRLSATGLRSIEATSFVSPKWVPQLADAAEVYAGIQRRPGIHYPVLVPNEQGYERALAVGVEEVAVFTAASEAFNRTNTNAGIDESLARFEPILRRAAADGVRVRGYVSTVLGCPYQGEVPLADVVRVARALHQMGCYEISLGDTIGVGTPRKARAMLQAVATEIPMSALAVHFHDTYGQAIANIATCLEEGVRVVDSAVSGAGGCPYAKGASGNVASEDVVYLLQGLGLDSGVDLPALAETGRWLAGLLGRATASRTGQALAAV, from the coding sequence ATGAGCGACTACGTCCGCATCGTCGAGGTCGGCCCGCGGGACGGGCTGCAGAACGAAAAGCAACCGGTCTCTACGGCCGACAAGATCGAGCTGATCAACCGCCTGTCGGCCACCGGCCTGCGCAGCATCGAAGCGACCAGTTTCGTCAGCCCGAAGTGGGTGCCGCAGCTGGCGGATGCCGCTGAGGTCTATGCCGGCATCCAGCGCCGGCCCGGCATCCACTATCCAGTGCTGGTACCGAATGAACAGGGCTACGAGCGGGCGCTCGCGGTCGGCGTGGAGGAAGTGGCGGTGTTCACGGCCGCCTCCGAGGCGTTCAACCGCACCAACACCAACGCCGGCATCGACGAGTCGCTGGCCCGCTTCGAGCCGATCCTGCGCCGCGCCGCCGCCGATGGCGTACGGGTACGCGGCTATGTCTCCACCGTGCTGGGGTGTCCCTACCAGGGCGAGGTCCCCCTGGCCGATGTGGTGCGGGTGGCGCGCGCCCTGCACCAGATGGGCTGCTATGAGATCTCGCTGGGCGACACGATCGGCGTCGGCACGCCGCGCAAGGCGCGGGCGATGCTGCAGGCAGTCGCCACGGAGATCCCGATGAGCGCGCTGGCCGTGCACTTCCATGACACCTACGGGCAGGCCATTGCCAACATCGCCACCTGCCTGGAAGAAGGCGTGCGCGTGGTCGACAGCGCCGTCTCCGGCGCGGGCGGCTGCCCTTACGCGAAAGGCGCCAGCGGCAACGTCGCCAGCGAGGACGTGGTCTATCTGCTGCAGGGCCTTGGCCTGGACAGCGGGGTGGACCTGCCGGCGCTGGCGGAAACCGGTCGTTGGCTGGCCGGCCTGCTCGGGCGTGCGACCGCCAGCCGCACCGGCCAGGCCCTCGCGGCCGTCTGA
- a CDS encoding multidrug efflux RND transporter permease subunit — protein MARFFIDRPVFAWVLAIFIILAGVLAIPRLAVERYPAVAPPSVSIYASYPGASPQTLNDAVVALIERELSSVKHLLYFESSVDTSGEASITATFQPGTNPELAQVDVQNRIKAIEPRLPRSVRQNGLYVEAADSGFLMLVGLRSPDASVSEAALGDFMARNIIEELRRIDGVGRVQLFGAEQAMRVWLDPTRLTGYGLTIGDVASAIEQQNLEIAPGRIGDSPGLPGQRLTVPLTADGQLSTPAQFASIVLRARADGSRVLLGDVARVELGAQSYAWGTREDGQPATAAGVQLRPGANAVRTAAAVRERMAELAPLLPRGVEASIPFDTAPFVSISIRKVVQTLLEAMLLVFAVMYLFLQNWRYTLIPAMVAPIALLGTFAAMLALGFSINVLTMFGMVLAIGIIVDDAIVVVEGVERIMAEEGLPPREATIKAMRELTGAVIGITLVLTAVFIPMAFASGSVGAIYRQFTVAMSVSILFSALLALSLTPALCATLLRGSTRGHHGRSGLFGAFNRGFERMTGRYQRGVAAVLQRSGRVMGVFVALVAALLLGLNGLPGAFLPEEDQGYFMTSIQLPAEATAERTLAVVEAYERHVASRPGVASNQSILGYSFSGSGPSAALAYTMLKDWGERAGATAAGEVEAVRKAMSTLVEGEVMSVMPPAIDSLGRSSGFSLALQARTGQTQAELRAALQQLLQLAQASTLLSDVHADGMPAGTSVRLDIDRAKAEAMGVAFSEISGTLSAAMGSQYVNDFPNKGRLQQVIVQADAPYRMELGDVLKLYVRNSEGGMVALSELVDPQWTEAPLQLQRYLGFPALNLSGAPASGVSTGQAMDEMERLARQLPAGFALQWTSQSLQERESGAQAPWLLLLSMLVVFLVLAALYESWSIPMAVMLVVPLGLLGAVAAVLLRGMPNDVFFKVGMITVIGLSAKNAILIVEFARQLQQQGRGLVEAAVEAARLRLRPIVMTSLAFALGVVPLMVAQGASKETQQAIGTGVFGGMVSATVLAVFFVPVFYVVVQGVRQRIARRLRRRRPLPEGSVDGNG, from the coding sequence TGTGCAGAACCGGATCAAGGCGATCGAGCCGCGGTTGCCGCGCAGCGTGCGCCAGAACGGGCTGTACGTGGAGGCGGCCGATTCCGGTTTCCTGATGCTGGTCGGCCTGCGTTCGCCGGATGCCAGCGTCAGCGAGGCCGCGCTGGGTGACTTCATGGCGCGCAACATCATCGAGGAACTGCGCCGCATCGACGGTGTCGGGCGCGTGCAGCTGTTCGGCGCGGAGCAGGCGATGCGCGTCTGGCTCGATCCCACGCGGCTGACCGGGTACGGCCTGACCATCGGTGACGTTGCCAGCGCCATCGAGCAGCAGAACCTGGAGATCGCACCGGGTCGCATCGGCGACTCCCCCGGTCTGCCCGGCCAGCGCCTGACCGTGCCGCTGACCGCCGATGGCCAGCTGTCCACGCCCGCGCAGTTCGCTTCGATCGTGCTGCGTGCGCGGGCGGATGGCTCGCGGGTACTGCTGGGTGACGTCGCCCGGGTCGAACTGGGGGCGCAGAGCTACGCCTGGGGTACCCGAGAGGATGGTCAGCCTGCGACGGCGGCGGGCGTCCAGCTGCGGCCCGGAGCGAACGCCGTACGCACTGCGGCAGCGGTGCGCGAAAGGATGGCCGAGCTGGCGCCGCTGCTGCCGCGTGGTGTCGAGGCGAGCATTCCGTTTGATACCGCACCCTTCGTCAGCATCTCGATCCGCAAAGTAGTGCAGACACTGCTGGAGGCCATGCTGCTGGTGTTCGCGGTGATGTACCTGTTCCTGCAGAACTGGCGCTATACGCTGATACCTGCCATGGTCGCGCCGATTGCGCTGCTGGGTACGTTCGCGGCGATGCTGGCGCTGGGGTTCTCGATCAACGTCCTCACCATGTTCGGCATGGTGCTGGCGATCGGCATCATCGTCGATGATGCGATCGTGGTGGTCGAAGGCGTGGAACGGATCATGGCCGAGGAGGGGTTGCCACCCCGCGAGGCGACGATCAAGGCAATGCGCGAACTGACCGGCGCGGTAATCGGCATCACCCTGGTACTGACCGCGGTGTTCATTCCGATGGCGTTCGCCAGTGGTTCGGTAGGCGCGATCTACCGTCAGTTCACCGTCGCGATGTCGGTATCGATCCTGTTCTCCGCACTGCTGGCGCTCAGCCTCACGCCTGCACTGTGCGCCACGCTGCTGCGCGGAAGTACACGCGGGCATCATGGCCGCAGTGGCCTGTTCGGCGCCTTCAACCGCGGCTTCGAGCGGATGACCGGCCGCTACCAGCGTGGCGTGGCCGCTGTGCTGCAGCGAAGCGGGCGCGTGATGGGGGTGTTCGTCGCACTGGTGGCAGCGCTTCTGCTGGGCCTGAACGGGTTGCCCGGGGCATTCCTGCCGGAGGAGGACCAGGGGTACTTCATGACCTCGATCCAGCTGCCGGCCGAGGCGACCGCCGAGCGCACGCTTGCCGTCGTTGAAGCGTACGAACGTCACGTGGCCTCGCGCCCCGGCGTTGCATCCAACCAGTCGATCCTCGGGTACAGCTTCTCCGGCTCGGGGCCGAGTGCTGCACTGGCCTACACGATGCTGAAGGATTGGGGGGAGCGTGCCGGTGCGACGGCTGCCGGCGAGGTGGAGGCGGTACGGAAGGCGATGTCGACGCTGGTCGAGGGCGAAGTCATGAGCGTGATGCCGCCGGCCATCGACAGCCTCGGCCGCTCGTCAGGCTTCTCGCTGGCGCTGCAGGCGCGGACCGGGCAGACCCAGGCCGAGCTGCGCGCTGCCCTCCAGCAGCTGCTGCAGCTGGCCCAGGCCAGCACACTGCTGTCCGATGTGCATGCCGATGGAATGCCCGCAGGTACCAGCGTCCGGCTTGACATCGATCGCGCCAAGGCCGAGGCGATGGGCGTGGCGTTCAGCGAGATCAGCGGAACGCTGTCGGCGGCAATGGGCTCGCAATACGTCAACGACTTTCCGAACAAGGGACGGCTGCAGCAGGTCATCGTCCAGGCCGATGCGCCGTATCGGATGGAGCTGGGCGACGTGCTCAAGCTGTATGTCCGCAACAGCGAAGGGGGCATGGTGGCGCTGTCGGAGCTGGTCGATCCGCAGTGGACGGAAGCGCCCCTGCAGCTGCAGCGCTATCTCGGCTTCCCGGCATTGAATCTGTCCGGCGCGCCCGCGTCGGGCGTTTCCACCGGGCAGGCGATGGACGAGATGGAGCGCCTGGCCCGGCAGCTGCCGGCGGGCTTCGCACTGCAGTGGACCAGTCAGTCGCTGCAGGAGCGCGAGTCCGGCGCGCAGGCCCCGTGGTTGCTGCTGCTGTCGATGCTGGTGGTGTTCCTGGTCCTGGCGGCGCTGTACGAGAGCTGGTCCATACCAATGGCGGTGATGCTGGTGGTGCCGCTGGGCCTGCTGGGAGCCGTAGCGGCGGTGCTGCTGCGGGGCATGCCCAACGACGTTTTCTTCAAGGTCGGCATGATCACGGTGATCGGCCTGTCGGCGAAGAACGCGATCCTGATCGTCGAGTTCGCGCGACAGCTGCAGCAGCAGGGACGCGGGCTGGTGGAAGCGGCCGTGGAGGCAGCGCGCCTGCGCCTGCGGCCCATCGTGATGACGTCGCTGGCGTTCGCGCTCGGCGTGGTGCCCCTGATGGTGGCGCAGGGTGCCTCGAAGGAAACACAGCAGGCAATCGGTACTGGTGTGTTCGGTGGCATGGTCAGCGCGACCGTGCTCGCGGTGTTCTTCGTGCCGGTGTTCTATGTGGTGGTGCAGGGGGTGCGGCAACGGATCGCGCGGCGCCTGCGCAGGCGCCGGCCACTGCCGGAAGGATCTGTGGATGGGAACGGATAA
- a CDS encoding VOC family protein: MLDHLGLTSANLARSRAFFSQALAPLQIGVVMEVTAEQTGTHDQVGFGRDGKPFFWIGNGGSVSHGVHVAFACTDRAQVDAFHAAALAAGGRDNGAPGVRPWYHPNYYAAFVLDPDGNNIEAVCQRPAAETEA, encoded by the coding sequence ATGCTCGATCATCTTGGTTTGACCAGCGCCAACCTGGCGCGCAGCAGGGCGTTCTTCAGCCAGGCACTGGCCCCACTGCAGATCGGCGTGGTGATGGAAGTCACCGCGGAGCAGACCGGCACCCATGACCAGGTCGGCTTCGGCCGCGATGGCAAGCCGTTCTTCTGGATCGGCAATGGCGGCAGCGTCAGCCATGGCGTGCACGTCGCCTTCGCCTGTACCGACCGCGCGCAGGTGGACGCGTTCCATGCCGCCGCCCTGGCCGCCGGAGGACGCGACAATGGTGCTCCCGGCGTACGTCCCTGGTATCACCCGAACTACTACGCCGCCTTCGTGCTCGACCCGGACGGCAACAACATCGAGGCGGTCTGCCAGCGCCCCGCTGCGGAGACGGAGGCATGA